Proteins encoded by one window of Fischerella sp. PCC 9605:
- a CDS encoding CAP domain-containing protein produces MASDNATFEKQVLDLTNQERAKAGLQPLKGNAELDYAADKYAEDMSERGVLSHTGPDGSQPWDRAKAVGYEAQTMGENIAAGQKTPEQVVQAWMNSPGHRANILNPNYTELGVGFHDNYWGQLFGSGDTNPASNIPTGTNQGTGNDTLPSDKGSNNTMPEDKGTTVPGDKGSNNTMPEDKGTTVPGDKGSNNTMPEDKGTTVPGDKGSNNTMPEDKGTTVPGDKGSNNTMPEDKGTTVPGDKGSNNTMPEDKSTTVPGDKGSNNTMPEDKGTTVPGDKGSNNTMPEDKAGNDATFEKQVLELTNQERAKAGLQPLKGNAELDYAADKYAEDMSERGVLSHTGPDGSQAWDRAKAVGYESQYFGENIAAGQRTPEEVVQDWMNSPGHRANILNSNYTELGVGFHDNYWSQSFGSGDTNPASNIPNPTSNSGSNPTSQPTSDANQGTDTLTVKGVNNISDDTKGYDVLGGKSGNNEFKGGDSDDVLTGKNSMSAPGRDRHSNSMQDKGDTFTASDSNQDITGLHRMMTGPSDHRNSKNFSNYLKMDTFGAEPTVRPDMDGNTKPGGLEKNILSQNADPSRLTTNSMF; encoded by the coding sequence ATGGCATCAGACAACGCAACATTTGAAAAACAGGTTCTTGACCTCACTAACCAAGAACGAGCTAAGGCTGGTCTTCAACCTCTAAAAGGAAATGCTGAACTGGACTATGCTGCTGACAAGTATGCTGAAGACATGTCAGAACGCGGTGTCTTAAGTCATACAGGACCAGATGGCTCTCAACCGTGGGACAGAGCTAAGGCAGTTGGCTATGAAGCTCAAACGATGGGAGAGAACATTGCAGCAGGGCAAAAAACACCTGAACAGGTTGTTCAAGCTTGGATGAATAGCCCTGGACACCGAGCTAATATTCTTAACCCTAATTATACAGAGCTTGGCGTTGGTTTTCATGACAACTATTGGGGTCAGCTTTTTGGTAGTGGAGATACGAACCCCGCTAGCAACATACCAACTGGCACTAATCAAGGAACTGGTAACGACACTCTCCCTAGCGACAAGGGTAGCAATAACACCATGCCCGAGGATAAAGGCACTACCGTTCCTGGTGACAAGGGTAGCAATAACACCATGCCCGAGGACAAAGGCACTACCGTTCCCGGCGACAAGGGTAGCAATAACACCATGCCCGAGGATAAAGGCACTACCGTTCCCGGCGACAAGGGTAGCAATAACACCATGCCCGAGGACAAAGGCACTACCGTTCCTGGTGACAAGGGTAGCAATAACACCATGCCCGAGGACAAAGGCACTACCGTTCCTGGTGACAAGGGTAGCAATAACACCATGCCCGAGGACAAAAGCACTACCGTTCCTGGTGACAAGGGTAGCAATAACACCATGCCCGAGGATAAAGGTACTACCGTTCCTGGTGACAAGGGTAGCAATAACACAATGCCCGAGGATAAAGCAGGGAACGATGCGACATTTGAAAAACAGGTTCTTGAACTCACCAACCAAGAACGAGCCAAGGCTGGTCTTCAACCTCTAAAAGGAAATGCTGAACTGGACTATGCTGCTGACAAGTATGCTGAAGACATGTCAGAACGCGGTGTCTTAAGTCATACAGGGCCAGATGGCTCTCAAGCGTGGGATCGAGCTAAAGCAGTTGGCTATGAATCTCAATACTTTGGAGAAAACATCGCAGCAGGTCAGAGAACACCTGAAGAAGTTGTTCAAGATTGGATGAATAGTCCAGGGCACCGAGCAAATATCCTCAACAGTAACTATACTGAGCTCGGCGTTGGTTTTCATGACAACTATTGGTCTCAGAGTTTTGGTAGTGGAGATACGAACCCCGCTAGCAACATACCAAACCCTACATCTAACTCAGGATCAAATCCTACATCTCAACCTACTTCTGACGCTAATCAAGGAACTGACACCCTTACCGTCAAAGGAGTTAACAATATCTCAGATGACACTAAAGGCTATGATGTCCTTGGAGGCAAATCAGGTAATAATGAATTCAAAGGAGGAGACAGTGACGACGTCCTCACAGGCAAAAACAGTATGAGCGCTCCGGGACGCGATCGCCACTCCAACAGTATGCAAGACAAGGGAGACACCTTTACTGCTTCTGACTCCAATCAAGATATTACTGGCTTGCACCGGATGATGACTGGTCCAAGCGATCATCGCAACTCGAAAAATTTCTCTAACTATCTAAAAATGGATACATTTGGAGCTGAGCCAACTGTTCGACCTGACATGGATGGTAATACAAAACCTGGCGGGTTAGAGAAAAATATCCTTTCACAAAACGCTGATCCATCCCGTTTAACTACTAACTCTATGTTCTGA
- a CDS encoding calcium-binding protein: MANTLGTNLGGIGFWSSQMPFVDIFKSASEWITQNSNSWDTGEASELNLDENGWVKSLPKPGDPNADYNQVGVMLNRISPAPGVEQNYPGGKYVVLYDGEGKLEYGFDAKLDASASKPGRDVIDVTPSDTGIHIKLTETDPKGTGDYIRNIRVVPEALEKNYQTQPFNPTFVDKVDDFSTLRFMDWMDTNNSKQGDWKNRPTTSNHTYEGKGVPVEVMVDLANRTGANPWFTIPHQATDEYVTNFAKIVKEKLDPNLKAYVEYSNEVWNGQFQQNQWAQEQGQKLGGDWMDWHSRRTEQVGDLWDNVFGKDSNRVVTVLGSQAANPWITEQLMEKVKAYDPNFTVDTVAIAPYVSLSVGPDKQAEVEGWTKESDGGLGKVFDYLNKTELPQVLDNISKQVDVTKKYDVDIAAYEGGQHLVGIQGVENNQAITDLLIAANRDPRMGQLYSDYLQGWDKLTNDSLFVNFSDIGTPSKWGSWGALEHLNQKTSPKWEALQDFMKGNGQSASKDPGTETGTGDKDSGDNLANKGDANTPTDKGDANTLTNKEGNDIPSSDQGNKVLAANKTPWSEDNKNTFTDQGNKDILTGGQSNEMLWNGRGNDAMNGVDGNDRLIGGIGQDRIAGDAGSDRLMYNNTDFGSNQDVVDLRQMMSGRGDRNFNTFSEYIKSEPGGADIAVRPDMNRNVKPSGLDNNIFLQNNDPSNLIMV; this comes from the coding sequence ATGGCAAATACTTTAGGTACAAATCTAGGTGGAATTGGTTTCTGGTCTAGCCAAATGCCATTTGTAGATATCTTCAAATCGGCTAGTGAATGGATTACACAAAATTCCAACTCATGGGATACAGGGGAAGCAAGCGAATTAAACCTAGATGAGAATGGATGGGTGAAATCTTTGCCCAAACCAGGAGATCCAAATGCTGATTACAACCAAGTTGGAGTAATGCTGAATCGCATTTCTCCTGCACCTGGGGTAGAACAAAATTACCCTGGTGGTAAATATGTAGTTTTGTATGATGGCGAAGGCAAACTAGAGTACGGGTTTGATGCCAAGCTGGATGCAAGCGCTTCTAAACCTGGTCGAGATGTCATTGATGTTACCCCTTCTGACACAGGCATCCATATTAAACTTACCGAAACAGACCCCAAAGGTACTGGTGATTATATTCGTAATATCCGCGTTGTTCCGGAAGCCTTAGAAAAAAACTACCAGACTCAGCCTTTTAATCCTACTTTTGTAGATAAAGTAGATGATTTTTCTACCTTGCGGTTCATGGACTGGATGGACACTAACAACTCCAAACAGGGAGATTGGAAGAATCGGCCAACAACTTCAAATCATACCTACGAGGGTAAAGGTGTGCCTGTCGAAGTAATGGTTGATTTAGCAAACCGCACTGGTGCTAACCCTTGGTTTACTATTCCTCACCAAGCGACGGATGAATATGTCACTAACTTTGCCAAGATAGTTAAGGAAAAGCTCGATCCAAACCTCAAGGCTTACGTGGAATATTCCAACGAAGTTTGGAACGGGCAATTCCAGCAGAATCAATGGGCACAAGAGCAAGGGCAAAAGTTAGGCGGTGACTGGATGGACTGGCACAGCCGCCGCACGGAACAGGTTGGCGATCTCTGGGATAATGTGTTTGGCAAAGACAGTAATAGAGTCGTCACGGTACTAGGTTCGCAAGCTGCTAACCCTTGGATCACCGAGCAGTTGATGGAAAAGGTGAAGGCGTATGACCCAAATTTCACAGTCGATACTGTGGCGATCGCTCCCTATGTTTCGCTAAGTGTTGGCCCAGACAAACAAGCAGAAGTCGAAGGTTGGACAAAAGAGTCAGATGGTGGTTTGGGTAAAGTCTTTGACTACTTGAATAAGACTGAATTACCCCAAGTATTAGACAACATCAGCAAGCAAGTTGATGTCACCAAAAAATACGATGTGGACATAGCAGCCTATGAAGGAGGGCAGCATCTTGTTGGCATACAAGGCGTAGAGAATAATCAGGCAATCACAGATTTACTCATCGCTGCGAACCGCGATCCACGCATGGGGCAATTGTACAGCGATTATCTACAGGGTTGGGATAAGCTCACCAACGATAGCTTATTTGTCAACTTCTCTGATATCGGTACACCCAGTAAATGGGGTTCTTGGGGTGCTTTAGAACATCTCAACCAAAAGACGTCTCCCAAATGGGAAGCACTGCAAGACTTCATGAAGGGCAACGGGCAATCTGCAAGCAAAGATCCTGGTACAGAGACTGGTACTGGCGACAAAGATAGCGGTGATAATCTCGCCAACAAAGGAGATGCTAATACTCCTACCGACAAAGGGGATGCCAACACCCTCACTAACAAAGAAGGTAACGATATCCCGAGTAGCGATCAAGGCAATAAAGTCCTTGCAGCTAACAAAACACCCTGGAGTGAAGATAATAAAAACACCTTCACTGACCAAGGAAATAAAGATATCTTGACTGGTGGTCAAAGTAATGAAATGCTCTGGAATGGTAGAGGTAATGATGCCATGAACGGAGTCGATGGAAACGATCGCCTCATCGGTGGCATAGGGCAAGATAGGATCGCAGGCGATGCAGGAAGCGATCGCCTCATGTATAACAATACTGATTTTGGCTCCAATCAAGATGTAGTTGATTTGCGCCAGATGATGTCAGGTCGAGGCGATCGCAACTTTAACACATTCTCTGAATACATAAAGTCAGAACCAGGTGGTGCTGACATAGCTGTTCGTCCTGACATGAATAGGAATGTAAAACCTAGCGGTTTAGACAACAATATCTTTTTGCAAAATAATGACCCTAGTAACTTAATAATGGTTTGA
- a CDS encoding ImmA/IrrE family metallo-endopeptidase, whose translation MRISLFRNRIVILLGLFLVLGVIPFIAVRISESSLSKEERVAKVLNSYINRRLTVDDLLAFDLEGIYFTEQTYQYIAGSSPEEFIEQLREQDSPEESKILTPLEYLNVIAQELVKGSDFEGKVQINKPPQPGFINIYLLNKDPNKLSRSFSNCSYIGYMNTIICNANFLKHEINLIRKIDKLYDVILFDLKTNKPIDISDKNIINKLHTRIAGSFLTWILGHEIGHAILHKEYVIESKKGTNLKESGYRDRENQADNYVATALQKGSQQRGKPSSVSAVFWISMGEYFQHKYRQEVEASFKNQISELAWNSEQLPLMIVTNVEVKSKEIPYLLRVINILETLTKNTPHLDETQYYQKTKENIREVDSKFDLILKILMIISIFTLIIMLFLSEKSKDSKTISNYKNEQQNV comes from the coding sequence ATGAGAATCAGTCTGTTCAGAAATCGGATTGTTATTTTATTAGGCTTATTTTTAGTTCTAGGTGTAATACCCTTTATTGCAGTTAGAATTTCTGAAAGTTCTTTATCTAAAGAAGAACGAGTAGCCAAGGTACTTAACTCATATATTAATAGGAGATTAACTGTTGATGACTTGTTAGCTTTTGACCTAGAAGGTATTTATTTTACTGAGCAAACTTATCAATATATAGCAGGTAGTTCACCTGAAGAATTTATTGAGCAATTACGAGAGCAAGATTCACCAGAAGAGTCAAAAATATTAACTCCCTTAGAATATTTAAATGTTATTGCTCAAGAACTTGTCAAAGGTTCAGATTTTGAAGGTAAGGTGCAGATTAATAAACCCCCTCAGCCAGGATTTATCAATATCTATCTACTAAATAAAGACCCTAATAAGCTTTCTAGAAGCTTTAGTAATTGCTCTTATATCGGCTACATGAATACGATTATTTGTAACGCCAATTTTCTCAAACATGAGATTAATTTGATAAGAAAAATTGATAAATTATATGATGTTATTCTTTTTGATCTGAAAACAAACAAGCCAATAGATATTTCTGATAAAAATATTATTAATAAACTCCATACTCGTATAGCAGGCAGTTTTTTAACCTGGATATTGGGTCATGAGATTGGTCACGCCATACTTCATAAAGAGTATGTCATTGAATCTAAAAAAGGAACAAACCTTAAGGAATCTGGATATCGTGATAGAGAGAATCAAGCAGATAATTATGTCGCTACCGCTCTCCAAAAAGGGTCTCAACAAAGAGGAAAACCCTCTTCTGTTTCTGCTGTTTTTTGGATAAGTATGGGAGAGTATTTTCAACATAAATACAGGCAAGAAGTTGAAGCATCTTTTAAGAATCAAATATCTGAATTAGCTTGGAACAGTGAACAATTGCCCTTAATGATTGTTACTAATGTTGAAGTAAAAAGTAAGGAAATACCCTATCTATTAAGAGTTATTAATATCTTAGAAACTTTGACAAAAAATACACCTCATTTAGATGAAACCCAATATTATCAAAAAACTAAAGAAAACATAAGAGAGGTTGATTCAAAGTTTGATTTAATTTTAAAAATACTGATGATAATTTCTATTTTTACCCTAATAATAATGTTATTTTTATCGGAAAAAAGTAAAGATTCAAAAACTATAAGCAACTATAAAAATGAACAACAAAACGTTTAG
- a CDS encoding DUF5340 domain-containing protein, with the protein MEQIPLPSPIHYELILQLLERQTMLAVGNNPDLRNQVNQLIITLRKAAVQQKHLEEICQFSSMAVDHRWSINHLNSGQVVSPD; encoded by the coding sequence ATGGAGCAAATTCCTCTGCCTTCACCAATCCACTACGAACTTATATTGCAACTGCTAGAAAGACAAACAATGTTAGCAGTGGGCAACAATCCAGACCTGCGAAATCAAGTGAATCAACTAATTATTACCCTTCGCAAAGCCGCTGTCCAACAAAAGCATTTGGAGGAAATATGTCAGTTTTCATCTATGGCAGTTGATCACCGTTGGTCAATCAATCATCTCAATAGTGGACAAGTTGTGTCCCCTGATTAA
- the trpC gene encoding indole-3-glycerol phosphate synthase TrpC, whose protein sequence is MQIRRRSPNPAVAVSSLRYQVATPNAEPRNILEKIVWHKEEEVDQMREKQPLQELQKQALTAPPTRDFVAALRSGKTKPALIAEVKKASPSKGVIRPDFDPVAIALQYEQGGASCISVLTDEKFFGGSFDNLAKIRAAVDLPLLCKEFVIYPYQMYLARVLGADAVLLIAAILSDQDLQYFVKIAHALSLAALIEVHTLEELDRVLAIDGVSLVGINNRNLEDFSVDLQTTCQLLTARGEQLQKRNILVVSESGLHAPDDLNLVEQAGASAVLIGESLVKQPDPELAIANLFAKSS, encoded by the coding sequence ATGCAAATCCGTCGCCGTTCACCCAACCCAGCTGTTGCCGTGTCTAGTTTAAGGTATCAGGTTGCTACTCCTAATGCCGAGCCAAGAAATATCCTAGAAAAAATTGTTTGGCACAAAGAAGAAGAAGTAGACCAAATGCGGGAAAAGCAACCCTTACAGGAGTTGCAAAAACAAGCTTTAACTGCGCCTCCAACCCGTGATTTTGTGGCAGCACTGCGGTCAGGTAAGACTAAACCAGCTTTAATTGCTGAGGTGAAAAAAGCTTCTCCTAGCAAAGGAGTGATCCGCCCAGATTTTGATCCAGTTGCGATCGCCCTTCAGTACGAACAAGGCGGTGCTAGTTGTATTTCGGTGCTGACGGATGAAAAATTCTTTGGTGGCAGCTTTGACAACTTAGCCAAAATCCGCGCCGCCGTAGATTTGCCTCTATTGTGTAAGGAGTTTGTTATCTATCCTTACCAAATGTATTTGGCTCGTGTTCTCGGTGCAGATGCAGTGTTGTTGATAGCGGCTATCCTCAGCGATCAAGATTTGCAATACTTTGTCAAAATAGCCCATGCTCTTTCTCTAGCAGCATTGATTGAAGTTCACACTCTTGAAGAACTTGATCGCGTCCTAGCCATAGATGGGGTTTCTTTAGTAGGTATTAATAATCGCAACCTGGAAGATTTTTCTGTGGACTTGCAAACAACTTGCCAACTCTTGACAGCCAGAGGTGAACAATTACAGAAACGGAACATTCTGGTTGTGAGCGAGTCAGGATTACATGCCCCAGATGACCTGAATTTAGTAGAACAAGCGGGAGCATCTGCTGTACTCATCGGTGAATCTTTAGTGAAACAACCAGATCCAGAATTAGCGATCGCCAATCTCTTTGCCAAATCTTCATGA
- the lpdA gene encoding dihydrolipoyl dehydrogenase, which translates to MSQEFDYDLAIVGAGVGGHGAALHAVSCGLKTAIIEAADMGGTCVNRGCIPSKALLAASGRVRELRDAHHLKALGIQIGNVQFERQAIADHANNLVSKIQGDLTNSLKRLGVDIIRGWGKIAGTQKLSVVTDSGEKTITAKDIIISSGSVPFVPPGIEVDGKTVFTSDQGVKLEWLPNWVAIVGSGYIGLEFSDVYSALGCEITLIEALDQLMPGFDRDIAKLAERVLITPRDIETYVGVYAKRVIPGSPVVIELADFKTKEDVGVLEVDACLVATGRIPATQNLGLESVGVELDRRNFIPVNDTMAVLSGGEPVPHLWAIGDATGKMMLAHAASAQGIVAVENICGRYKEVDYRSIPAAAFTHPEISYVGMTEAQAKETAAAEGFEVGVAKSYFKGNSKALAEGEADGMAKVIYRKDTGEVLGVHIFGIHASDIIHEASAAIANRQSVHTLAHLVHAHPTLSEVLDEAYKRAAS; encoded by the coding sequence GTGAGTCAAGAATTTGATTACGATTTAGCGATCGTCGGCGCTGGAGTAGGCGGACATGGGGCTGCCTTACACGCCGTTAGCTGCGGTTTAAAGACAGCTATTATCGAAGCAGCTGATATGGGGGGAACCTGCGTAAACCGAGGTTGCATTCCTTCTAAGGCATTGCTAGCAGCCTCTGGACGTGTGCGGGAACTAAGAGATGCCCACCATCTGAAAGCGCTGGGAATTCAAATTGGAAATGTACAATTTGAGCGGCAAGCGATCGCCGACCATGCTAACAATCTTGTCTCTAAAATTCAAGGAGACTTAACCAACAGCCTCAAACGCTTGGGAGTTGATATCATCCGGGGTTGGGGCAAAATCGCAGGCACTCAAAAACTCAGTGTTGTGACGGATAGCGGTGAAAAAACTATCACTGCCAAAGACATCATTATTTCTTCTGGTTCCGTTCCCTTTGTTCCTCCTGGTATTGAAGTAGACGGCAAAACAGTCTTTACCAGCGACCAAGGGGTTAAGTTAGAATGGCTACCAAATTGGGTGGCAATTGTTGGCAGTGGCTACATTGGCTTAGAATTCTCCGATGTTTACTCGGCTTTGGGCTGTGAAATCACTTTGATTGAAGCACTCGACCAGCTAATGCCGGGATTTGACCGCGATATTGCCAAACTTGCCGAACGGGTGCTGATTACTCCCCGCGATATTGAAACTTATGTGGGAGTTTACGCAAAAAGAGTCATCCCCGGTTCACCAGTGGTAATTGAGTTAGCCGACTTCAAAACCAAAGAAGATGTGGGCGTGCTGGAAGTAGATGCTTGCTTAGTGGCGACGGGACGCATTCCAGCTACGCAAAATCTCGGTTTAGAATCGGTAGGTGTAGAACTAGATCGTCGGAATTTTATCCCGGTGAACGACACCATGGCCGTACTGAGTGGAGGTGAACCTGTGCCGCATTTGTGGGCAATTGGCGATGCGACTGGCAAAATGATGCTGGCGCACGCTGCTTCTGCTCAAGGTATCGTTGCTGTAGAAAATATCTGTGGCAGATACAAAGAAGTAGACTACCGCAGCATTCCCGCAGCGGCCTTTACCCATCCAGAAATTAGCTATGTCGGGATGACAGAAGCACAAGCCAAAGAAACAGCTGCTGCTGAGGGATTTGAAGTTGGAGTCGCCAAGAGTTACTTCAAAGGTAATTCCAAAGCCTTGGCAGAAGGCGAAGCTGATGGTATGGCTAAGGTAATTTATCGTAAAGACACAGGCGAAGTTTTGGGAGTCCACATTTTTGGAATACACGCCTCCGATATTATTCACGAAGCTTCCGCAGCGATCGCCAACCGCCAATCCGTCCATACCCTAGCCCATCTGGTTCACGCCCACCCAACACTTTCGGAAGTCCTGGACGAAGCTTACAAACGAGCAGCCAGTTAG
- a CDS encoding alpha-amylase family glycosyl hydrolase produces MSKPIEFNLFAPYNEAAALIGSFSDWKEIPMEKGDDGYFRTTVALEDGEYQYKFRVQSKSWFFEPDQWVDVTDPYATDIDELSGQDNGIVRIKDGQRIVDTYVWKHDDKPLPADHELVIYELHIGDFSGGEDDPYARGKYKHVIEKLDYLCELGINAIELMPVKEYPGDYSWGYNPRHFFATESSYGSTAGLKELIDECHARGIRVIMDGIYNHSEASSPLTQIDHDYWYYHSPRDPDNSWGPEFNYEHYDENLETYPARRFIGDTVRFWIEEYHIDGIRYDAARQIANYDFMHWIVQEAKKTAGTKPFYNIAEHIPETTSITNVDGPMDGCWHDSFYHCILEHICGDTFDVERLKDVIDCKRQGFMGATNVVNYLTNHDHHHLMVELGDRNIFDEEAFRRAKLGVAILMTAIGVPLIWMSEEFGEYKPKTPESAKIDWTLLGHDLNRGLFEYYKGLINLRKDNHALYTENIDFIHENPEAKVLAYSRWNDEGSRVVVVANFSENFLAGYHVPNFPSGGKWHEWTGDYDVEAGDDGIMTDIGPYEAKVFVWQ; encoded by the coding sequence ATGTCAAAACCAATTGAATTTAACTTATTTGCTCCGTATAACGAAGCAGCGGCTTTAATTGGTTCTTTTTCTGATTGGAAAGAAATTCCAATGGAAAAAGGCGATGACGGTTATTTTCGTACAACAGTAGCATTAGAGGATGGAGAATATCAATATAAATTTCGCGTCCAGTCAAAATCGTGGTTTTTTGAACCAGATCAATGGGTTGATGTTACAGATCCTTATGCTACAGATATAGATGAATTGAGTGGTCAGGATAACGGTATTGTTAGAATCAAAGATGGGCAAAGAATAGTTGATACCTATGTTTGGAAGCACGACGATAAACCCTTACCTGCTGACCATGAATTAGTAATTTACGAATTGCATATTGGTGATTTTTCTGGTGGTGAAGATGACCCTTACGCACGAGGAAAATATAAGCACGTCATTGAAAAATTAGATTATCTCTGTGAACTGGGTATTAACGCCATTGAGTTAATGCCTGTGAAAGAATATCCAGGAGATTATAGCTGGGGTTACAATCCCCGGCATTTTTTTGCAACTGAATCTAGCTATGGCTCTACAGCTGGTTTGAAAGAGCTAATTGATGAGTGCCATGCTAGAGGAATTCGTGTTATTATGGACGGCATTTATAACCACTCAGAAGCGTCTAGTCCTTTAACCCAAATCGACCACGACTATTGGTATTACCACTCTCCTCGTGACCCCGATAATAGCTGGGGACCTGAGTTTAATTACGAACACTATGATGAAAATTTAGAGACTTACCCAGCGCGGAGATTTATTGGCGATACAGTCCGTTTTTGGATTGAAGAGTATCACATAGATGGTATTCGCTACGATGCAGCGAGACAAATTGCTAATTATGACTTCATGCACTGGATTGTGCAAGAAGCGAAAAAAACTGCTGGTACTAAGCCTTTTTACAACATTGCCGAACACATTCCTGAAACTACCAGCATAACTAATGTTGATGGGCCGATGGATGGTTGCTGGCATGATAGTTTCTATCACTGTATTCTTGAACATATCTGCGGCGATACCTTTGATGTAGAACGGCTCAAAGATGTAATTGATTGTAAGCGCCAAGGCTTTATGGGTGCTACAAATGTTGTCAATTACTTGACAAACCATGACCATCATCATTTGATGGTAGAATTGGGCGATCGCAACATTTTTGATGAAGAAGCTTTTAGGCGAGCAAAGTTAGGCGTTGCTATTTTGATGACAGCTATTGGTGTGCCTTTAATTTGGATGAGTGAAGAGTTTGGCGAGTATAAACCCAAAACTCCAGAATCAGCCAAAATCGATTGGACACTACTAGGTCATGATTTGAATCGCGGTTTGTTTGAATACTACAAAGGCTTAATTAACCTGCGTAAAGACAATCATGCCCTCTACACAGAAAATATCGACTTTATCCACGAAAATCCAGAGGCAAAAGTGTTAGCTTACAGCCGCTGGAATGATGAAGGTTCGCGTGTGGTTGTTGTCGCTAATTTTTCTGAAAACTTCCTAGCTGGCTATCATGTTCCCAACTTCCCCAGTGGTGGTAAATGGCACGAATGGACAGGGGATTATGATGTGGAAGCTGGTGATGACGGCATCATGACTGATATTGGCCCCTACGAAGCGAAAGTCTTTGTTTGGCAGTAA